A single genomic interval of Pyrus communis chromosome 7, drPyrComm1.1, whole genome shotgun sequence harbors:
- the LOC137739875 gene encoding uncharacterized protein has product MSAIQTAIRRFHATANAPRLTRFSLHAPKCVEVEFGNGNVFNLSAEFLRIHSPAVDAKIRSIAGEKVISGRRHVGIMSAEPVGNYGVRIVFDDLHNTGIYSWDYLYHLGSNKFSLMRNYIKTLNKYGLRRDPPRRK; this is encoded by the exons ATGTCAGCGATTCAAACAGCGATTCGGAGGTTCCACGCCACCGCAAATGCTCCGAGGCTCACCAGATTCTCCCTCCACGCGCCCAAATGT gTAGAGGTGGAGTTTGGAAATGGAAATGTTTTCAATTTGTCAGCTGAGTTTCTGAGAATCCACAGCCCAGCTGTTGATGCCAAGATTAGGTCAATTGCTGGTGAAAAG GTGATATCTGGGCGGCGTCACGTCGGAATCATGTCTGCGGAACCTGTAGGAAACTATGGGGTAAG GATTGTTTTCGATGACTTACACAACACCGGAATCTATTCGTGGGATTACTTGTATCACTTGGGAAGCAACAAATTCAGCCTCATGAGAAATTATATCAAAACGCTCAACAAGTACGGGCTCAGGCGCGATCCACCTAGAAGAAAATGA
- the LOC137738818 gene encoding cystinosin homolog: MASWNSTPLEITYEVLGWMAFVSWSISFYPQVILNFRRKSVVGLNFDFVVLNLTKHSSYLIYNASLYFSSAVQKQYFKKYGEKQMIPVAANDVAFSCHAVLLTAVTLYQIAIYERGNQKVSKISIGIVAVVWLAAAVCVFVALPRHSWLWLISVFNSIQVSMTCIKYIPQAVMNFLRKSTDGFSIGNILLDFSGGAASYAQMAMQSIDQHSWVNFYGNIGKTLLSLISIFFDLLFMCQHFVLYRGKNSEELVKTSDEPVSENV, encoded by the exons ATGGCGTCGTGGAACTCGACTCCGCTGGAAATCACGTACGAAGTGCTGGGATGGATGGCGTTCGTGAGTTGGTCCATCAGCTTCTACCCGCAAGTCATCTTGAATTTCCGTCGGAAAAG TGTTGTGGGGCTGAACTTCGATTTCGTGGTGTTGAATTTGACGAAGCACTCCTCCTATCTCATCTACAACGCCAGTCTCTACTTCAGCTCCGCCGTACAAAAGCAGTACTTCAAAAAGTACGGCGAGAAACAG ATGATACCTGTTGCAGCAAATGACGTCGCTTTCTCTTGTCATGCTGTTTTACTGACGGCAGTTACCCTGTACCAAATTGCAATCTATGAA CGCGGAAATCAGAAGGTCTCCAAGATTTCCATTGGAATTGTTGCTGTCGTGTGGTTAGCTGCTGCAGTTTGTGTTTTCGTAGCTTTGCCAAGGCATTCCTGGCTTTGGTTGATTTCCGTTTTCAA CTCAATTCAAGTTTCTATGACATGCATCAAATATATTCCCCAG GCGGTCATGAACTTCCTTCGAAAGAGCACAGATGGATTCAGCATTGGCAACATTTTGCTTGACTTCTCCGGAGGGGCAGCTAGTTATGCGCAAATGGCCATGCAGTCTATAGATCAAC ATTCTTGGGTGAACTTCTATGGAAATATCGGAAAGACACTGCTGTCTCTG ATATCTATCTTCTTCGACCTTCTGTTCATGTGTCAACATTTCGTGCTGTATCGCGGCAAGAATAGTGAAGAACTTGTCAAGACTTCCGATGAACCAGTTTCGGAAAATGTATAA
- the LOC137741112 gene encoding protein WVD2-like 7 has protein sequence MGESTCLMQPFSYASGIPDDAYEGNPIHALGQSVSFGRFVSESVAWDKWSTISHNRHVEEAERYSRPGSVAQKKAFFEAHYKKIAAQRAAAVLEQANANANANAAAALENAPETKCESRDLKTRISTSEVFVDKQREEKEGGEVYEPNREEECIGKYTNDYNANTEMENFGSSKVHPVDHEDQVLVVNSAEVELWSQSADNKKEVNEMDLTGTPQIEMPLLKQSYSSNQEASTPVKTKKTRPFISSKSSLTYHKAPKVPSSPTKSTAPSCSRKDDIITPLRKYPAAELEDRKKSTPKSIHKSVRFTPIRELSRLTSTVIRKIENSRAGASSSKTSKDCPTPLRTPTTVSKNEVRQHSTTTPCSEKRRAKTPLDPSASGTKTPVSKWRSLRTDCSKILSACRNKARSPFSSAPFTLKTEERAASRKKKLEERFNANEEQKVQAQRKLKEKEEKEIGKYRQTLCFKARPLPDFYKDRKSPKKEIQKVPVTPQSKNPSTVESSTPRPPSGASIKSISQGRNNRTPTRSLISRSIKTTRENKSPNIQLG, from the exons ATGGGAGAATCGACGTGTCTGATGCAGCCGTTCTCCTATGCTTCCGGCATCCCCGACGACGCATACGAG GGGAACCCGATTCATGCTCTCGGGCAGTCAGTGTCGTTCGGGAGGTTCGTGTCGGAGTCCGTAGCTTGGGATAAATGGTCGACAATCTCGCACAACCGCCATGTGGAGGAGGCCGAGAGGTACTCCCGCCCCGGTTCAGTTGCGCAGAAAAAGGCTTTCTTTGAAGCACATTACAAGAAAATTGCTGCTCAAAGAGCCGCTGCGGTGCTTGAACAAGCCAATGCCAATGCCAATGCTAATGCTGCTGCTGCATTGGAAAATGCCCCCGAAACCAAATGTGAAAGTCGGGATCTTAAGACGAGGATTTCAACCTCTGAAGTGTTCGTCGATAAGCAAagggaagagaaagagggagggGAGGTCTACGAGCCAAATCGAGAAGAAGAATGCATTGGTAAATATACCAATGACTATAATGCAAACACTGAAATGGAAAATTTTGGAAGCAGCAAGGTGCACCCTGTAGATCATGAAGACCAAGTTTTGGTGGTGAATTCCGCTGAGGTAGAACTTTGGAGCCAAAGTGCTGATAACAAGAAGGAGGTAAACGAAATGGATCTCACCGGCACTCCCCAGATCGAAATGCCTCTGTTGAAG CAAAGTTACAGCTCAAATCAAGAAGCTTCGACACCAGTGAAAACGAAAAAAACCAGACCTTTTATTTCCTCCAAATCATCATTAACATATCATAAAGCACCCAAGGTCCCATCTTCTCCAACCAAATCCACTGCTCCTAGTTGTTCCAGAAAGGATGACATTATCACTCCATTGCGTAAATATCCGGCTGCAGAACTGGAGGACAGGAAGAAATCAACTCCGAAATCAATTCACAAGTCGGTCAGGTTTACACCCATCAGGGAACTTTCTAGGCTGACTTCAACCGTCATCAGGAAGATTGAAAACTCAAGAGCTGGTGCTAGTTCTTCCAAGACATCGAAAGATTGCCCGACTCCTCTGAGGACTCCAACTACG GTATCTAAGAACGAGGTGCGCCAGCATTCCACCACCACCCCATGTTCAGAAAAGAGAAG GGCCAAAACACCACTTGATCCCTCTGCCAGTGGAACCAAAACTCCTGTGTCCAAATGGCGTTCACTCCGCACAGA TTGTTCAAAGATTTTGAGTGCCTGCAGAAACAAGGCAAGGTCCCCATTTTCATCGGCCCCTTTCACCTTAAAAACTGAAGAAAGAGCTGCAAGTAGAAAGAAG AAGCTCGAAGAAAGGTTTAATGCGAATGAGGAACAAAAGGTGCAGGCGCAAAGAAAACTCAAG gagaaagaagaaaaagagattgGAAAGTACCGCCAAACGCTTTGCTTCAAGGCCAGGCCACTTCCTGATTTCTATAAAGACAGAAAATCACCAAAGAAGGAGATACAGAAG GTTCCAGTTACTCCTCAGTCAAAGAATCCAAGCACAGTTGAGAGCTCAACGCCTCGACCTCCTAGTGGAGCTTCGATCAAGAGCATTAGCCAAGGAAGGAATAACCGAACCCCAACTCGTTCTCTCATTTCACGATCCATTAAGACTACTCGCGAGAATAAATCTCCAAATATTCAGCTTGGATAA
- the LOC137741048 gene encoding cystinosin homolog, translating into MALWNSIPLEITYEVLGWVAFLSWTVGAYPQIVLNIRRKSVVGLNFDFVVLNLTKQSAYLIYNASLYFSSAVQKQYFEKYGKEQMIPVAANDVAFSIHAVLMTAVTLCQIAIYERGNQKVSKISFGIVAAVWLGAAVCVFLALPTHSWLWLISIFNSIQVFMTVIKYIPQAFMNFLRKSTDGFSIGNILLDFSGGVANYAQMAVQSIDQGSWVNFYGNIGKTLLSLISIFFDLIFMSQHFVLYRGERALIAPKIISKESTEPLTPKIISNESMEPLIKSSDDPVSENV; encoded by the exons ATGGCGTTGTGGAATTCGATTCCGTTGGAAATCACATACGAAGTTCTGGGATGGGTGGCGTTCCTGAGTTGGACCGTCGGTGCCTACCCGCAAATCGTCTTAAATATCCGCCGGAAAAG TGTTGTGGGGCTGAACTTCGATTTCGTGGTGCTGAATTTGACAAAGCAATCCGCCTATCTCATTTACAACGCCAGTCTCTACTTCAGCTCCGCCGTCCAAAAGCAGTACTTTGAAAAGTACGGCAAAGAACAG ATGATACCTGTTGCAGCAAATGATGTTGCTTTCTCTATTCATGCCGTTTTGATGACGGCAGTTACCCTGTGCCAAATTGCAATCTATGAA CGCGGAAATCAGAAGGTCTCCAAGATTTCCTTTGGAATTGTTGCCGCCGTGTGGTTAGGTGCTGCAGTTTGTGTTTTCTTAGCTCTGCCAACCCACTCCTGGCTTTGGTTGATCTCAATtttcaa CTCAATTCAAGTTTTTATGACAGTCATCAAATATATTCCCCAG GCGTTCATGAACTTCCTGCGGAAGAGCACAGATGGATTCAGCATTGGCAACATTTTACTTGACTTTTCCGGAGGGGTGGCTAATTATGCACAAATGGCCGTGCAGTCTATAGATCAAG GCTCTTGGGTGAACTTCTATGGAAATATAGGAAAGACGCTGCTGTCTTTG ATATCTATATTCTTTGACCTTATATTCATGAGTCAACACTTTGTGCTGTATCGTGGCGAGAGGGCATTGATCGCCCCTAAAATCATCAGTAAGGAGAGCACGGAACCACTTACCCCTAAAATCATCAGTAATGAGAGCATGGAACCACTTATCAAGTCTTCCGATGATCCAGTTTCAGAAAATGTATGA
- the LOC137739874 gene encoding uncharacterized protein has product MKWLGLLYLFLSVSLQFGGVSSKNQGHEDSAATRTIKKELGDPPEVHCSRERSKAAWKIIQEYLMPFVEKEQYQISRTCKLHPDNDLYRDQEEHKIQVDLNEWQCGYCKKRFYDDKFLDKHFDNRHYNLLNVSHTRCLADVCGALHCDLEMGSVPHKKTKCNPAAAARNRHLCEGLADSCFPVKQGPAASRLHEFFLRQFCDAHTCTGRQKPFSRGRRKKRASISYLVISILTLALLFLFYSYIYMYSRGVQRGTQELKRVTPIGRKKKPS; this is encoded by the exons ATGAAATGGCTTGGTCTTCTGTACCTGTTCTTATCGGTTTCTCTGCAATTCGGTGGTGTTTCTTCAAAAAATCAG GGTCATGAGGATTCTGCAGCCACAAG AACTATAAAGAAAGAGCTGGGAGATCCACCGGAGGTACATTGTTCGAGAGAAAGGAGTAAGGCGGCGTGGAAAATAATTCAGGAG TACTTGATGCCCTTTGTAGAGAAAGAGCAGTATCAGATTTCAAGAACATGTAAGCTGCACCCTGACAATGATCTGTACAGAGATCAGGAAGAGCACAAAATCCAAGTAGATTTAAACGAATGGCAATGTGGATATTGTAAAAAGAGATTTTATGATGACAAATTTCTTGATAAGCATTTTGACAACAGGCATTACAATTTGCTGAATGTG AGTCATACCAGGTGCTTGGCAGATGTTTGTGGTGCGTTGCATTGTGACCTCGAGATGGGTTCTGTACCACACAAAAAGACTAAGTGCAATCCTGCTGCTGCTGCACGGAATCGACATCTGTGTGAG GGTCTAGCTGATAGTTGTTTTCCAGTCAAACAGGGTCCAGCAGCAAGCCGTCTTCACG AGTTCTTCTTGCGCCAATTCTGTGATGCCCACACTTGTACTGGACGTCAAAAGCCCTTCTCTCGAGGCCGCAGGAAG AAGAGGGCGAGTATATCCTACCTTGTTATTTCCATTCTGACTCTGGCCTTGCTCTTCCTTTTCTACTCTTACATTTACATGTACAGCAG GGGAGTGCAAAGAGGAACTCAAGAACTGAAGCGTGTCACACCAATCGGAAGGAAGAAAAAACCGTCCTAG
- the LOC137739304 gene encoding peptidyl serine alpha-galactosyltransferase-like: MAGFLVLAAAAVVVGLCINGGWVAEAGREAPGRTARRVHTLFSVECQNYFDWQTVGLMHSYRKALQPGPITRLLSCTDDEKKKYKGMHLAPTFEVPSMSRHPKTGDWYPAINKPAGVVHWLKHSKEAEKVDWVVILDADMIIRGPIVPWELGAEKGKPVAAYYGYLVGCDNLLAQLHTKHPELCDKVGGLLAMHIDDLRALAPVWLSKTEEVREDRAHWTTNITGDIYGKGWISEMYGYSFGAAEVGLQHKINDNLMIYPGYTPADGVEPILLHYGLPFSVGNWSFSKLDHHEDGIVYDCGRLFPEPPYPKEVKMMELDQYKRRALMLNLECINTLNEGLLLQHAADGCPKPKWTKYTSFLKSKTFAELTRPKKLTPATLRFEEPVHVVQAVQQEVDDAPGKPYPKIHTLFSTECTPYFDWQTVGLVHSFHLSGQPGNITRLLSCADEDLKQYAGHDLAPTHYVPSMSRHPLTGDWYPAINKPAAVLHWLNHANTDAEYIVILDADMILRGPITPWEFKAARGRPVSTPYDYLIGCDNELAKLHTRHPEACDKVGGVIIMHIDDLRKFALLWLHKTEEVRADTAHYATNITGDIYASGWISEMYGYSFGAAELKLRHQISSEILIYPGYAPEPGIKYRVFHYGLEFKVGNWSFDKASWRNVDVVNKCWAQFPDPPNPSTLDQTDKNKLQTDLLSLECIKTLKEALHLHHKRRNCPDPGSLSNSNSQAAEEVVVSRKLGKLDGSSGLGSNHVQTNHSEEISEPTLTDGMFSSVRFWVVALWAFCGLGFLTVASLLFSGRKGKGKRGKSHRIKRRNSGTGFMDVSSRDRHLRGGEVPS; the protein is encoded by the exons ATGGCCGGATTCTTGGTTctggcggcggcggcggtggtTGTGGGTCTGTGCATCAATGGCGGTTGGGTGGCGGAGGCGGGTCGGGAGGCTCCGGGAAGGACAGCGAGGAGGGTCCACACGCTGTTCTCGGTGGAGTGCCAGAACTACTTCGACTGGCAGACTGTCGGGTTGATGCACAGCTACCGGAAGGCCCTGCAACCCGGCCCGATTACCCGACTCCTCAGCTGCACCGACGACGAGAAGAAGAAGTACAAGGGGATGCATCTGGCTCCCACTTTTGAGGTGCCTTCGATGAGCAGGCACCCAAAAACTGGCGACTG GTACCCTGCCATTAACAAACCAGCTGGAGTTGTGCACTGGCTTAAGCACAGTAAAGAGGCTGAGAAAGTTGATTGGGTTGTGATTCTGGATGCTGACATGATTATCCGCGGCCCGATTGTTCCTTGGGAACTTGGTGCTGAGAAAGGCAAGCCTGTTGCAGCATATTATGG GTACTTGGTTGGGTGCGATAATCTTCTCGCTCAATTGCACACTAAGCACCCTGAACTCTGTGATAAAGTTGGTGGGCTTTTGGCCATGCATATAGATGATCTTCGGGCATTGGCACCCGTGTGGCTTTCGAAAACAGAAGAAGTGCGGGAAGACAGAGCTCACTGGACAACTAATATAACTGGTGACATCTATGGGAAAGGATGGATCAGTGAGATGTATGGCTATTCTTTTGGTGCAGCAGAG GTTGGTCTCCAGCACAAAATAAATGACAACTTGATGATCTACCCAGGCTATACTCCAGCAGACGGTGTTGAGCCTATTCTTCTTCACTATGGCTTGCCATTTAGCGTAGGGAATTGGTCTTTTAGTAAATTAGATCACCATGAGGACGGTATTGTTTATGATTGTGGCCGACTCTTTCCTGAACCTCCTTATCCAAAAGAG GTAAAAATGATGGAACTTGATCAATATAAAAGGCGGGCTCTTATGTTGAATTTAGAGTGCATTAACACTTTAAATGAGGGTCTTTTACTACAACATGCAGCAGATGGTTGCCCAAAGCCAAAGTGGACCAAATACACGAGCTTTCTGAAAAGCAAAACTTTTGCTGAACTGACTCGGCCAAAAAAGCTGACTCCTGCTACTTTACGATTTGAGGAGCCTGTACATGTAGTACAGGCAGTGCAGCAGGAGGTTGACGATGCACCCGGAAAACCATATCCAAAAATCCACACCCTTTTTTCCACAGAATGCACCCCTTACTTTGATTGGCAGACTGTAGGACTTGTCCACAGTTTTCACCTGAGTGGCCAGCCCGGAAATATCACACGATTACTCAGCTGTGCGGATGAAGACTTGAAGCAATATGCTGGGCATGATCTAGCTCCCACCCATTATGTCCCTTCCATGAGCCGACATCCATTAACGGGTGAttg GTATCCAGCAATTAACAAACCAGCTGCAGTCCTTCATTGGCTCAATCATGCAAATACGGATGCAGAGTACATAGTGATTCTTGATGCTGATATGATCTTGAGAGGTCCAATTACACCATGGGAATTCAAAGCAGCACGTGGCCGACCAGTTTCAACTCCCTATGA CTATCTTATCGGTTGTGACAATGAGCTTGCGAAACTCCATACTCGCCATCCTGAAGCCTGTGACAAGGTTGGGGGTGTTATCATCATGCATATAGATGATCTTAGAAAGTTTGCTCTACTGTGGTTGCATAAAACCGAGGAAGTCCGGGCAGACACAGCTCATTATGCCACAAATATCACTGGTGATATATATGCATCTGGTTGGATAAGTGAGATGTATGGTTACTCATTCGGGGCAGCAGAG TTGAAACTACGGCATCAAATAAGCAGCGAGATACTGATATACCCAGGGTATGCTCCTGAACCAGGCATCAAATACAGAGTATTCCACTACGGTTTGGAATTCAAGGTTGGAAACTGGAGCTTTGATAAAGCAAGCTGGAGGAATGTTGATGTGGTCAACAAGTGCTGGGCCCAGTTTCCAGACCCGCCCAACCCTTCAACGCTCGACCAGACAGACAAGAACAAACTGCAGACAGATCTACTTAGCCTAGAATGCATTAAGACACTTAAGGAAGCATTACACCTGCATCACAAGAGAAGGAACTGTCCCGATCCCGGTTCATTGTCCAACTCAAACTCACAAGCAGCGGAGGAAGTTGTAGTATCAAGGAAACTTGGTAAGTTGGATGGAAGTTCTGGTCTAGGAAGCAACCATGTCCAAACGAATCATTCCGAGGAGATTTCGGAACCTACATTGACAGATGGGATGTTTAGTTCTGTGAGGTTCTGGGTTGTTGCCCTGTGGGCATTCTGTGGTTTGGGCTTCTTGACGGTCGCGTCGCTGCTGTTTTCAGGTCGTAAAGGGAAAGGTAAAAGAGGTAAAAGTCATAGAATTAAGAGAAGAAATTCTGGTACAGGATTTATGGATGTTAGCAGCCGTGATAGGCATTTACGTGGAGGTGAAGTGCCTTCATAA
- the LOC137739247 gene encoding uncharacterized protein, with protein MKREGRQHGMVRTHRILPEPLNPRPATRHVNKFESPPTAGLFTKVPTKPTNHSKFTGKCGKPKCTECHIHPASKAKDKTKGNRKLKSSDVVSNHRLVTWRVVDGQPGLNSQLGLSATGMLDRLSRDYENEYDDGDDDHEINDSAIGYYDRDDDRTVENNVDDIEHRGDDEEMGLFNVDCVIDHQIEEDDGWCLVPQT; from the coding sequence ATGAAGAGAGAGGGTCGCCAGCATGGGATGGTCCGGACACACCGGATCTTACCGGAGCCGTTGAACCCGAGACCGGCAACCCGACACGTCAACAAGTTTGAGTCTCCGCCCACGGCCGGATTGTTCACCAAGGTGCCAACCAAGCCCACCAACCACTCCAAGTTCACAGGCAAGTGCGGCAAGCCCAAGTGCACCGAGTGTCACATTCACCCGGCTTCCAAGGCCAAGGACAAGACCAAGGGCAACCGAAAGCTCAAGTCATCCGACGTCGTTTCCAATCATCGGTTGGTCACTTGGCGGGTCGTGGACGGGCAACCCGGCTTGAATAGTCAATTGGGTTTGTCCGCCACGGGGATGTTGGATCGTCTCTCTAGGGATTATGAGAATGAGTATGATGATGGTGACGATGATCATGAAATCAATGATTCTGCAATTGGATATTATGATAGAGATGATGATCGGACGGTGGAAAATAATGTTGATGACATTGAGCATCGTGGTGATGATGAAGAGATGGGTTTATTTAATGTGGATTGTGTGATTGATCATCAAATCGAGGAAGATGATGGTTGGTGTTTAGTGCCACAAACGTGA